Proteins from a genomic interval of Arvicola amphibius chromosome 17, mArvAmp1.2, whole genome shotgun sequence:
- the LOC119803700 gene encoding peptidyl-prolyl cis-trans isomerase NIMA-interacting 4-like, protein MPPKGKSGSGKGGKGGTASGSDSANKKAQGPKGGGNAVKVRHILCEKHGKIMEAMEKLKSGMRFNEVAAQYSEDKARQGGDLGWMTRGSMVGPFQEAAFALPESGMDKPVYTDPPVKTKFGYHIIMVEGRK, encoded by the coding sequence ATGCCGCCGAAGGGGAAAAGTGGTTCTgggaaaggggggaaaggaggtACCGCTTCTGGGAGTGACAGTGCTAACAAGAAAGCTCAGGGCCCTAAAGGTGGCGGCAATGCAGTAAAGGTCAGACATATTTTATGTGAAAAACATGGCAAAATCATGGAAGCCATGGAAAAGTTAAAGTCTGGAATGAGATTCAATGAAGTGGCCGCACAGTACAGTGAAGATAAAGCCAGGCAAGGGGGTGACCTGGGTTGGATGACCAGAGGGTCCATGGTAGGACCGTTTCAAGAAGCAGCATTTGCCTTGCCTGAAAGTGGGATGGATAAGCCTGTGTATACAGACCCACCGGTTAAGACAAAATTTGGATATCATATTATTATggttgaaggaagaaaataa